Proteins co-encoded in one Brassica oleracea var. oleracea cultivar TO1000 chromosome C4, BOL, whole genome shotgun sequence genomic window:
- the LOC106342839 gene encoding phosphoglycolate phosphatase 1B, chloroplastic yields MLNRTTLVSSSSVSLLPNSKPFFSVKAFSGFRSSSFSGGIIRRIDHKPLRVMTPNMTPRAMAAQQLENADQLIDSVETFIFDCDGVIWKGDKLIEGVPETLDMLRAKGKRLVFVTNNSTKSRKQYGKKFETLGLNVNEEEIFASSFAAAAYLQSINFPKDKKVYVIGEEGILKELDLAGFQYLGGPDDGKKQIELKPGFLMEHDNDVGAVVVGFDRYFNYYKIQYGTLCIRENPGCLFIATNRDAVTHLTDAQEWAGGGSMVGALVGSCQREPLVVGKPSTFMMDYLADKFGIEKSQICMVGDRLDTDILFGQNGGCKTLLVLSGVTSISMLESPENKIQPDFYTSKISDFLSLKAANV; encoded by the exons ATGCTGAACAGAACAACACTTGTTTCTTCTTCCTCAGTTTCTCTCTTACCAAACTCCAAACCTTTCTTCTCCGTCAAGGCTTTCTCAGGATTTCGTTCTTCCTCCTTCTCCGGTGGCATCATTCGCAGAATCGATCATAAGCCTCTCCGCGTGATGACTCCCAATATGACACCGAGAGCTATGGCGGCACAGCAGCTCGAGAACGCCGATCAGCTCATCGATTCCGTTGAAACTTTTATCTTCGACTGTGACG GAGTCATTTGGAAGGGAGATAAATTGATTGAGGGAGTTCCAGAGACTCTTGATATGCTCCGTGCCAAG GGAAAGAGGTTGGTTTTTGTGACAAACAACTCAACAAAATCTAGGAAACAATATGGCAAAAAGTTTGAGACTCTTGGCCTGAATGTTAACGAG GAGGAAATATTTGCTTCTTCTTTTGCTGCAGCTGCATACTTGCAGTCTATTAATTTCCCCAAAGATAAGAAG GTCTATGTGATTGGTGAGGAGGGTATCTTGAAGGAGCTCGACCTTGCTGGTTTCCAGTATCTTGGAGGTCCG GATGATGGTAAAAAACAGATTGAACTGAAGCCAGGGTTTCTAATGGAGCATGATAATGAT GTGGGAGCTGTGGTGGTTGGATTTGACCGCTATTTCAACTACTACAAAATTCA GTATGGAACTCTCTGTATCCGCGAAAACCCGGGCTGTCTGTTCATTGCTACAAACCGAGATGCTGTCACCCACCTTACCGATGCTCAAGAATGGGCAG GTGGTGGCTCTATGGTTGGTGCTCTTGTTGGATCCTGTCAACGTGAACCTCTTGTAGTTGGAAAACCCTCAACTTTTATGATGGACTATTTGGCAGACAA ATTTGGAATCGAAAAGTCACAGATATGCATGGTGGGTGATAGATTGGACACTGATATTTTGTTTGGGCAGAATGGTGGTTGTAAAACTCTGCTTGTCCTCTCGG GTGTTACTTCAATCTCGATGTTGGAAAGCCCTGAGAACAAGATACAACCAGATTTCTACACCAGCAAGATTTCTGATTTTCTTTCCCTCAAAGCAGCTAATGTATGA
- the LOC106336653 gene encoding beta-glucosidase 42 isoform X1 — translation MLTALASPPPSPSASPLPLTRSKEAGMKVKKGQIYGTSSLILKEKFLMEVMAMWLWIITTDIRLRKETSFSFSVLFFLISSHCYFNHLQEDVELIGTLGFSAYRFSISWSRIFPDGLGTEVNEEGVAFYNNLINSLLEKGIEPFVTLYHWDLPSHLQESIGGWTNRKIVDYFGLYADACFASFGDRVKHWITLNEPLQTSVNGHCIGIFAPGRKEKPLIEPYLVSHHQVLAHATAVSIYRSKYKESQGGQIGLSVDCEWAEANSEKMEDKVAAGRRIDFQLGWFLDPLFYGDYPASMRQKLGDNLPTFTPEEREFMLQNSWDFLGVNHYTSRLIAHVSNKEAESDFYQAQELERLVEWEDGEPIGERAASDWLYIVPWGIRRTLNYISEKYNHPPIFITENGMDDEDDGSASMHEMLDDKRRVAYFKSYLANVAEAIKDGVDIKGYFAWSLLDNFEWAQGFTKRFGLVYVDYKNGLSRHPKSSAYWFMKFLKGDEDNKGKKD, via the exons ATGTTAACCGCTCTAGCTTCCCCTCCACCTTCACCTTCGGCGTCGCCACTTCCGCTTACCAG ATCGAAGGAGGCTGGAATGAAGGTAAAAAAGGGCCAAATATATGGGACAAGTTCACTCATCTTGAAG GAAAAGTTCTTGATGGAAGTAATGGCGATGTGGCTGTGGATCATTACCACAGATATAAGGTTAAGAAAAGAGACTTCTTTTTCCTTTTCTGTTCTTTTTTTCCTTATTTCTTCACATTGTTATTTCAATCATTTGCAGGAGGACGTTGAACTTATAGGGACGTTAGGATTCAGCGCTTACAGATTTTCCATATCTTGGTCTCGCATTTTCCCCG ATGGCTTGGGAACTGAAGTCAATGAAGAAGGGGTTGCCTTCTACAATAATCTAATCAATTCACTTCTTGAAAAGG GTATTGAGCCGTTTGTAACTCTGTACCATTGGGATCTCCCCTCACATCTCCAGGAATCCATCGGGGGTTGGACAAATAGGAAAATTGT AGATTATTTTGGGCTCTATGCAGATGCTTGTTTTGCCAGTTTTGGTGATAGAGTGAAGCACTGGATCACATTGAACGAACCACTTCAGACCTCGGTGAATGGACACTGTATTGGGATATTCGCACCTGGGAGAAAAGAAAAGCCATTGATCGAACCATATTTGGTATCACATCATCAAGTTTTGGCCCATGCAACTGCCGTTTCCATATATAGAAGCAAGTACAAG GAAAGTCAAGGCGGACAAATCGGTTTGTCGGTTGATTGTGAGTGGGCAGAGGCAAATTCAGAGAAAATGGAGGACAAGGTTGCTGCTGGTAGGCGAATTGACTTTCAACTTGGATG GTTCCTGGATCCTTTGTTTTATGGAGACTATCCTGCAAGTATGCGCCAGAAACTTGGAGATAATCTTCCTACGTTTACTCCGGAAGAAAGGGAGTTTATGCTTCAGAACTCATGGGACTTTCTTGGCGTAAACCACTACACTTCGAGGTTAATTGCTCATGTCTCAAATAAAGAAGCTGAGAGTGACTTTTACCAAGCACAAGAACTGGAGAGGCTTG TTGAATGGGAAGATGGAGAGCCAATAGGTGAAAGG GCTGCTTCAGATTGGCTTTATATTGTACCCTGGGGAATCCGGAGGACTTTAAATTACATCAGCGAAAAATACAACCACCCTCCAATATTTATTACTGAGAATG GCATGGATGATGAAGATGACGGATCTGCTTCTATGCATGAGATGCTAGACGATAAGCGTAGAGTTGCCTACTTCAAGAGTTACCTTGCCAATGTCGCTGAGGCTATCAA AGACGGAGTGGACATAAAGGGATACTTTGCATGGTCTTTGCTGGACAACTTCGAGTGGGCGCAAGGGTTCACCAAAAGGTTCGGTTTGGTATATGTGGACTACAAGAACGGTTTGTCTCGTCACCCAAAATCTTCTGCTTATTGGTTCATGAAATTCCTGAAGGGTGATGAAGACAACAAAGGTAAAAAAGATTGA
- the LOC106339984 gene encoding uncharacterized protein LOC106339984, translating into MGISRSKGNTHNIFLLCNYILLGSASSCIFLTISLRLFPSLSGLSLIFLHTLTIATAVTGCSVFASSTAATTSDRLYGAHMVATVLAAIFQGAVSVLIFTRTGDFLRVLKSYVLVEDGAVILKLAGGLCILMFCLEWVVLVLAFLLKYSDYLDESVVDDDGSKFQRQKEDLKDWPSYPFQLKL; encoded by the coding sequence ATGGGAATCTCAAGATCTAAAGGAAACACACACAACATCTTCCTACTCTGCAACTACATCCTCTTAGGCTCGGCTTCAAGTTGCATCTTCCTCACAATCTCCCTCCGTCTCTTCCCTTCTCTCTCCGGCCTCTCTCTCATCTTCCTCCACACTCTCACCATCGCCACTGCTGTCACCGGCTGCTCCGTTTTCGCCTCTTCAACCGCCGCAACCACAAGCGACAGATTGTACGGTGCACACATGGTGGCCACAGTCCTCGCTGCCATATTCCAAGGGGCAGTCTCTGTTCTGATATTCACGAGAACAGGGGATTTCCTCAGGGTTCTGAAATCTTATGTTCTGGTAGAAGACGGAGCGGTGATTCTTAAACTCGCAGGTGGTTTGTGTATACTGATGTTCTGCTTAGAGTGGGTTGTTCTTGTGTTAGCGTTCTTGTTGAAGTACAGTGATTATTTGGATGAGAGCGTTGTGGATGATGATGGTAGTAAGTTCCAGAGGCAAAAAGAAGATCTCAAGGATTGGCCTTCTTACCCATTTCAACTCAAGCTTTGA
- the LOC106336653 gene encoding beta-glucosidase 42 isoform X2: protein MAQKLNLPNLTIPPNVNRSSFPSTFTFGVATSAYQIEGGWNEGKKGPNIWDKFTHLEGKVLDGSNGDVAVDHYHRYKEDVELIGTLGFSAYRFSISWSRIFPDGLGTEVNEEGVAFYNNLINSLLEKGIEPFVTLYHWDLPSHLQESIGGWTNRKIVDYFGLYADACFASFGDRVKHWITLNEPLQTSVNGHCIGIFAPGRKEKPLIEPYLVSHHQVLAHATAVSIYRSKYKESQGGQIGLSVDCEWAEANSEKMEDKVAAGRRIDFQLGWFLDPLFYGDYPASMRQKLGDNLPTFTPEEREFMLQNSWDFLGVNHYTSRLIAHVSNKEAESDFYQAQELERLVEWEDGEPIGERAASDWLYIVPWGIRRTLNYISEKYNHPPIFITENGMDDEDDGSASMHEMLDDKRRVAYFKSYLANVAEAIKDGVDIKGYFAWSLLDNFEWAQGFTKRFGLVYVDYKNGLSRHPKSSAYWFMKFLKGDEDNKGKKD from the exons ATGGCGCAGAAGCTTAACTTGCCCAATCTCACCATCCCTCCGAATGTTAACCGCTCTAGCTTCCCCTCCACCTTCACCTTCGGCGTCGCCACTTCCGCTTACCAG ATCGAAGGAGGCTGGAATGAAGGTAAAAAAGGGCCAAATATATGGGACAAGTTCACTCATCTTGAAG GAAAAGTTCTTGATGGAAGTAATGGCGATGTGGCTGTGGATCATTACCACAGATATAAG GAGGACGTTGAACTTATAGGGACGTTAGGATTCAGCGCTTACAGATTTTCCATATCTTGGTCTCGCATTTTCCCCG ATGGCTTGGGAACTGAAGTCAATGAAGAAGGGGTTGCCTTCTACAATAATCTAATCAATTCACTTCTTGAAAAGG GTATTGAGCCGTTTGTAACTCTGTACCATTGGGATCTCCCCTCACATCTCCAGGAATCCATCGGGGGTTGGACAAATAGGAAAATTGT AGATTATTTTGGGCTCTATGCAGATGCTTGTTTTGCCAGTTTTGGTGATAGAGTGAAGCACTGGATCACATTGAACGAACCACTTCAGACCTCGGTGAATGGACACTGTATTGGGATATTCGCACCTGGGAGAAAAGAAAAGCCATTGATCGAACCATATTTGGTATCACATCATCAAGTTTTGGCCCATGCAACTGCCGTTTCCATATATAGAAGCAAGTACAAG GAAAGTCAAGGCGGACAAATCGGTTTGTCGGTTGATTGTGAGTGGGCAGAGGCAAATTCAGAGAAAATGGAGGACAAGGTTGCTGCTGGTAGGCGAATTGACTTTCAACTTGGATG GTTCCTGGATCCTTTGTTTTATGGAGACTATCCTGCAAGTATGCGCCAGAAACTTGGAGATAATCTTCCTACGTTTACTCCGGAAGAAAGGGAGTTTATGCTTCAGAACTCATGGGACTTTCTTGGCGTAAACCACTACACTTCGAGGTTAATTGCTCATGTCTCAAATAAAGAAGCTGAGAGTGACTTTTACCAAGCACAAGAACTGGAGAGGCTTG TTGAATGGGAAGATGGAGAGCCAATAGGTGAAAGG GCTGCTTCAGATTGGCTTTATATTGTACCCTGGGGAATCCGGAGGACTTTAAATTACATCAGCGAAAAATACAACCACCCTCCAATATTTATTACTGAGAATG GCATGGATGATGAAGATGACGGATCTGCTTCTATGCATGAGATGCTAGACGATAAGCGTAGAGTTGCCTACTTCAAGAGTTACCTTGCCAATGTCGCTGAGGCTATCAA AGACGGAGTGGACATAAAGGGATACTTTGCATGGTCTTTGCTGGACAACTTCGAGTGGGCGCAAGGGTTCACCAAAAGGTTCGGTTTGGTATATGTGGACTACAAGAACGGTTTGTCTCGTCACCCAAAATCTTCTGCTTATTGGTTCATGAAATTCCTGAAGGGTGATGAAGACAACAAAGGTAAAAAAGATTGA